A single window of Metallosphaera hakonensis JCM 8857 = DSM 7519 DNA harbors:
- a CDS encoding CBS domain-containing protein, whose protein sequence is MSASELMANVSLVASSNDKLRDILNKMREANQWVVPVVNNKKLVGILSFKELIRRRVNLETRVINVSSPIISLSKKDDFTQVVVKFYTTKARAIPVVDDSRNLLGMITRETVISYLLNSGQLDTGKAREYMSSPPVTLTAEDSVAKARWSMVRDNISRIPILEEKKLVGIVTTRDIVNALYVPLSEKKRASILNEEERVMASPVKEIMNSPVITVTGSESLKQVAEKLLKNKISGAPVMEGDFVSGVISGVDIIKSLEHKFQLSMPIEAKLTTGLRNKELKAQLDGVLERYLSKLEKFVDVNNFRVSFKEEASSQGRPLYRVSVNISTKIGNFVANDSDRDPVAAVKRAVDILEQRLIKKLKRIQEKKGDKEGAI, encoded by the coding sequence ATGAGCGCTTCAGAGCTCATGGCAAACGTGTCCCTGGTTGCGAGTTCTAACGATAAACTCAGGGACATCTTAAATAAAATGAGAGAGGCCAATCAGTGGGTTGTCCCAGTAGTTAATAACAAGAAACTTGTGGGAATCTTAAGTTTCAAGGAGCTCATCAGGAGGAGAGTCAACCTGGAGACTAGGGTAATAAACGTATCCTCACCCATAATTTCCCTGTCCAAGAAGGACGATTTCACTCAGGTCGTGGTAAAGTTCTACACCACTAAGGCCAGGGCAATCCCAGTTGTCGATGATTCAAGAAACCTATTGGGGATGATTACTAGGGAGACGGTAATCTCATATCTCTTAAATTCAGGTCAACTGGATACAGGGAAAGCAAGGGAATACATGAGCTCTCCTCCCGTGACCCTGACTGCGGAGGATTCGGTGGCCAAGGCCAGATGGAGCATGGTGAGGGATAACATATCCAGGATACCTATTCTAGAGGAGAAGAAGCTCGTGGGTATAGTGACCACTAGGGATATAGTTAATGCCCTATACGTTCCATTGAGTGAGAAGAAGAGGGCCTCGATCCTCAACGAGGAAGAAAGGGTTATGGCAAGTCCTGTGAAAGAAATAATGAATTCCCCTGTAATTACCGTAACGGGATCGGAGTCGCTGAAGCAGGTTGCCGAGAAATTACTTAAGAACAAGATCTCTGGAGCCCCAGTAATGGAAGGAGATTTCGTTTCAGGAGTCATAAGCGGTGTAGATATAATCAAGTCGTTGGAGCATAAATTCCAACTATCAATGCCCATAGAGGCTAAGTTAACCACCGGGCTGAGAAACAAGGAATTGAAGGCTCAACTGGACGGCGTCTTAGAGAGATATCTTTCCAAGTTAGAAAAGTTTGTAGATGTGAACAATTTTAGGGTTTCCTTTAAAGAGGAAGCCTCAAGTCAGGGGAGGCCTCTATATAGGGTCTCAGTCAATATATCAACTAAGATAGGGAATTTCGTAGCCAACGACAGTGACAGGGATCCAGTGGCAGCAGTGAAGAGGGCAGTGGACATCCTAGAGCAAAGGTTAATCAAAAAATTAAAGAGAATCCAAGAGAAAAAGGGTGACAAGGAAGGAGCAATTTGA
- a CDS encoding carbon-nitrogen hydrolase family protein yields MKIGIVQPTSKQSAIRSTEMALERGSQVIVLPEKWVRTLDELPISEFQRLAVKYTAFIIPGAVEDDVSVVSPIISPRGRILGLAKKIHLFGKEKGRLLPGTSATYFSVNGVKIGVVICYDLDFPEVARTLFMNGVEILLVPSRISKEGMDRWRDYVRMRSLENRIAVVNANSVELPNFIGGSIAVVPYRRGDIVDLKVVAVMGEEDGFTIADIDPISYLHLRLERRNEILQFSVQELENS; encoded by the coding sequence TTGAAGATAGGCATAGTACAACCTACCAGTAAGCAATCAGCGATTCGTAGCACAGAGATGGCCCTCGAAAGAGGGTCCCAGGTAATTGTCTTGCCTGAGAAATGGGTGAGGACCCTAGACGAACTTCCCATATCGGAGTTCCAACGGCTTGCAGTCAAATACACAGCGTTCATCATTCCGGGAGCAGTTGAAGACGACGTTTCAGTGGTCTCTCCCATTATCTCACCCAGGGGTAGAATCCTGGGGCTTGCCAAGAAGATTCACCTGTTTGGAAAGGAGAAAGGTAGACTTCTTCCTGGAACCAGTGCAACTTATTTCTCAGTTAACGGCGTAAAGATTGGCGTCGTGATATGTTACGATCTCGATTTCCCGGAGGTTGCCAGAACCCTATTCATGAACGGGGTAGAGATACTCTTGGTTCCATCTAGGATATCCAAGGAGGGAATGGATAGATGGAGAGATTACGTAAGGATGAGATCCCTGGAGAACAGGATTGCTGTAGTTAATGCAAACTCGGTGGAGTTACCCAACTTCATAGGAGGAAGTATAGCTGTAGTTCCATATAGAAGAGGAGACATAGTGGACTTAAAAGTGGTCGCGGTGATGGGTGAAGAGGACGGTTTCACCATCGCCGATATCGATCCTATCTCCTATCTTCATCTCAGGCTCGAGAGGAGGAACGAAATATTACAGTTCTCTGTACAGGAGCTTGAGAACAGTTGA
- a CDS encoding acetoin utilization protein AcuC has translation MHKTVFVWDDAYLDYSFPGDHPFKSLRESRARKYMEERGFFHHMDIRRPDPADESILLTAHSREYVDFVKAKSEEGEGLLDYGDTPAFRGVFESAVARVMGSVTGIRLLAQGYDHAVNIGGGLHHAQRGTASGFCVFNDVAIAAKEGEKYFTRIAIVDVDGHHGDGTQALLYEDPNVLKISLHMYHRGFFPGSGEINEIGSGKGKGYTVNVPLPPGTADDAYIYAFDSIVLPLLDRYQPEAIIIQEGGDSHFDDPLVELKLSTRGYLSIIERIHKFSHKGSGKILLLGGGGYNYDATARVWTVSVAELVGINQLEVESLHDCCFTSSSTFVMEKVKEVVEGVKKVHGI, from the coding sequence ATGCACAAGACTGTGTTCGTTTGGGATGACGCTTACTTAGATTACTCTTTCCCAGGAGACCATCCCTTCAAGTCCTTGAGAGAGAGTAGAGCTAGAAAGTACATGGAGGAAAGGGGATTCTTCCATCACATGGACATAAGAAGACCTGATCCAGCAGACGAAAGTATCTTACTCACTGCCCACTCCAGAGAATACGTAGACTTCGTTAAAGCTAAGAGTGAGGAGGGGGAAGGGTTACTTGATTACGGCGACACTCCCGCGTTCAGGGGAGTCTTTGAAAGTGCCGTAGCCAGAGTCATGGGAAGCGTGACTGGGATAAGGTTACTAGCCCAGGGGTATGATCACGCGGTCAATATTGGCGGAGGTCTTCATCATGCCCAGAGGGGTACGGCCTCAGGTTTCTGCGTATTCAATGACGTAGCCATAGCTGCTAAGGAGGGAGAGAAATATTTCACTAGAATAGCCATAGTTGACGTCGATGGACATCACGGAGATGGAACCCAAGCTCTCCTTTATGAGGATCCTAACGTTTTGAAGATATCTCTTCATATGTATCACAGGGGTTTCTTTCCAGGATCGGGGGAGATAAATGAAATAGGTTCTGGAAAAGGCAAAGGATATACAGTGAACGTACCTCTTCCCCCAGGCACTGCCGACGATGCCTACATTTACGCTTTCGACTCCATAGTCCTGCCATTGCTTGATAGGTATCAGCCAGAGGCTATCATTATCCAGGAGGGAGGAGATTCCCACTTTGATGATCCACTGGTGGAGCTCAAGCTCAGCACTAGAGGTTACCTTTCAATCATTGAGAGAATACACAAGTTCTCCCATAAGGGAAGTGGAAAAATACTTCTCTTGGGAGGTGGAGGGTACAATTACGATGCTACCGCGAGAGTGTGGACGGTGTCTGTAGCTGAATTGGTGGGAATAAATCAGCTTGAGGTTGAATCTCTCCACGACTGTTGCTTTACCTCCTCCTCAACGTTTGTCATGGAGAAAGTGAAGGAGGTAGTTGAAGGAGTCAAAAAGGTCCATGGGATCTAG
- the purT gene encoding formate-dependent phosphoribosylglycinamide formyltransferase has translation MEFGTPLLWNAKKLMLLGSGELGKEMVIEAQRLGVETIAVDRYDLAPAMQVAHRKYVVDMLNGDAIRSIAKRENPDAIIAEIEAIDTDALLDLEDQGIRVIPNAKAVKTCMNRMELRRLAAEKVKVPTTAYAFASNEEEARKACKDIGFPCLLKPEMSSSGHGHVLVKSEEEVGPGFRESVSHARGKSKTVIVEEYVKVDTELTVLTYRHMSNGVVETRTLEPIEHQRPSYYYVESWHPSTVSQDVIERSKEYAVRVVNELGGLGIFGVEIIVSGNRVLFSEVSPRPHDTGLVTLASQDISEFQIHVRAALGLPIPQARVLTPAASHVILAQYETWAPSYLNLEKALSIPGVQIRLFGKPSTYDKRRMGVVLANGNDVTEAREKARKASSMILVK, from the coding sequence ATGGAATTCGGAACTCCTTTATTGTGGAACGCCAAGAAGTTGATGCTTCTTGGAAGTGGAGAGCTTGGAAAGGAGATGGTTATAGAGGCCCAAAGACTGGGCGTTGAGACCATCGCTGTTGATAGATACGACTTAGCTCCAGCCATGCAGGTGGCCCATAGAAAGTACGTAGTTGATATGCTAAACGGTGATGCTATTAGATCAATAGCTAAGAGAGAGAACCCTGACGCGATCATCGCTGAAATCGAGGCCATAGATACCGATGCCTTACTAGACCTAGAGGATCAAGGCATTAGAGTAATACCCAACGCAAAAGCCGTTAAGACCTGCATGAACAGGATGGAACTGAGAAGGCTCGCAGCTGAAAAAGTCAAGGTTCCTACGACAGCCTACGCATTCGCAAGTAACGAAGAGGAGGCCAGAAAGGCCTGTAAGGACATTGGATTTCCTTGTCTTCTGAAGCCGGAGATGAGTTCAAGCGGACACGGCCACGTGCTGGTGAAGTCAGAGGAGGAAGTAGGACCAGGATTCAGGGAATCGGTCTCCCATGCTAGAGGGAAGAGTAAAACTGTCATAGTGGAGGAGTACGTGAAAGTCGACACTGAACTCACTGTTTTAACTTACAGGCATATGAGCAATGGGGTAGTTGAGACCAGGACTCTGGAGCCCATTGAACATCAGAGGCCCAGTTACTATTACGTTGAGTCCTGGCATCCATCCACGGTGAGTCAGGACGTAATAGAGAGATCCAAAGAATATGCAGTTAGGGTGGTGAATGAGCTCGGAGGTCTAGGTATATTTGGAGTTGAGATTATTGTATCAGGTAATAGGGTGCTGTTCAGCGAAGTTTCTCCTAGACCCCACGACACTGGTCTGGTCACCTTGGCGAGTCAAGATATAAGCGAATTTCAGATTCACGTTAGGGCTGCTTTGGGACTTCCAATACCCCAAGCTAGAGTCTTAACGCCGGCTGCATCTCATGTGATATTGGCTCAATATGAGACCTGGGCTCCATCATATCTTAACCTGGAGAAGGCGTTGTCAATCCCAGGAGTTCAGATTAGACTTTTCGGTAAGCCATCTACCTATGATAAGAGGAGGATGGGAGTAGTGTTAGCCAACGGTAACGACGTCACGGAGGCAAGGGAGAAGGCCAGGAAAGCCTCATCCATGATCCTAGTAAAATAA